One window of Marinobacterium aestuarii genomic DNA carries:
- a CDS encoding efflux RND transporter periplasmic adaptor subunit: MKTRDLILPLLLALPGSAWASEEEQQQPRGLPAEVVLLKTQPLTPVIQAVGNLQANESVIIRPEQSGQIRKILFLEGQAIKAGELMFQLDTALYDAALTQSKARVSLSQQEYQRAQSLLQRKVGSQNDRDAALAQLRVDEAEVSLAQTRIDKMNLRAPFAGITGLRQVSPGDYVSTGQDLVELIDTSSLKLDFRIPEIYLPAVAPGQAVRVAVDAFPGHIFSGEIYALAPSSDARAHNLELRARIDNSDDMLRPGLFARIELHGNADDQALLVPEQAVMLQEGAFSLMRVNSESMVEIVPVTLGQRRPGKVQILSGASAGDTIVTAGHLKLFPGMPVTPVFVDGSSDAARPQEAAQ; encoded by the coding sequence ATGAAAACACGCGATCTGATCCTGCCGCTGCTGCTGGCATTACCCGGCTCCGCCTGGGCCAGCGAAGAAGAGCAACAACAGCCCCGCGGCCTGCCCGCCGAAGTGGTGCTACTGAAGACCCAGCCACTGACACCGGTTATTCAGGCCGTGGGCAATCTGCAGGCCAACGAAAGCGTCATCATACGCCCGGAGCAAAGCGGTCAGATTCGCAAAATACTCTTTCTCGAAGGCCAGGCCATCAAGGCCGGCGAGCTGATGTTTCAGCTCGATACGGCGCTCTACGACGCCGCCCTGACCCAGTCGAAGGCCCGGGTCAGTCTGAGCCAGCAGGAGTACCAGCGTGCGCAGAGCCTGCTGCAGCGCAAGGTCGGTTCACAGAATGACCGTGATGCAGCTCTGGCACAGCTGCGCGTCGATGAAGCCGAAGTCTCCCTGGCGCAGACCCGCATCGACAAGATGAATCTGCGGGCGCCCTTCGCCGGCATCACCGGCCTGCGCCAGGTCAGCCCGGGCGACTATGTCAGCACCGGCCAGGACCTGGTGGAGCTGATCGATACCAGCAGCCTGAAACTGGACTTTCGCATTCCGGAGATTTACCTGCCCGCCGTTGCACCTGGCCAGGCGGTTCGCGTCGCCGTCGATGCCTTCCCCGGACACATTTTCAGTGGCGAGATCTACGCCCTTGCCCCCAGCAGCGATGCCAGGGCCCATAACCTGGAACTGCGCGCCCGCATCGACAACAGCGACGACATGCTGCGCCCCGGCCTCTTTGCCCGCATTGAACTGCACGGCAATGCCGACGATCAGGCCCTGCTGGTTCCCGAGCAGGCCGTCATGCTGCAGGAGGGTGCTTTCAGTCTGATGCGGGTCAACAGTGAAAGCATGGTTGAAATCGTGCCCGTCACCCTGGGCCAACGACGCCCTGGCAAGGTACAGATCCTCTCCGGCGCCTCCGCCGGCGATACCATTGTGACCGCCGGGCACCTCAAGCTCTTCCCCGGCATGCCAGTCACACCCGTGTTCGTCGATGGCTCCAGTGATGCCGCCCGCCCGCAGGAAGCCGCA
- a CDS encoding TetR/AcrR family transcriptional regulator: protein MNRGRKPEHCRDSILEMGMELFDRNGYHGTGLKEILDACQVSKGSFYNFFGSKEDFAIEIIRHFQARAFDCWNLQADQPPGCHAARLRHKIETEIQTSQAHCFRMGSLLANLSGEIGAASDAFRNAILGATHRILDALEQDMLQCQQEGSVRTDLDARALAELIWNCWQGALLRVQVEESTAPLSSMVQLLWERVLPPQPSPDKDAKPTP, encoded by the coding sequence ATGAACCGCGGACGCAAACCCGAACACTGCCGCGACAGCATTCTGGAAATGGGCATGGAACTGTTTGATCGCAATGGCTATCACGGTACCGGCCTGAAAGAAATTCTCGATGCCTGTCAGGTTTCCAAGGGATCCTTCTACAATTTTTTTGGCAGCAAGGAAGACTTTGCCATCGAAATTATCCGTCATTTCCAGGCCAGAGCCTTTGACTGCTGGAACCTGCAGGCCGACCAGCCACCGGGCTGTCACGCGGCCCGCCTGCGGCACAAGATTGAAACCGAGATTCAAACCAGCCAGGCGCACTGCTTTCGCATGGGCAGCCTTTTGGCCAATTTGTCCGGCGAAATAGGCGCAGCTTCGGATGCATTTCGCAACGCCATTCTCGGCGCCACGCATCGCATCCTTGATGCCCTCGAGCAGGATATGCTGCAATGTCAGCAGGAAGGCTCGGTACGCACGGATCTGGACGCCAGAGCGCTGGCCGAACTGATCTGGAACTGCTGGCAGGGCGCACTGCTGCGCGTGCAGGTGGAGGAATCCACCGCCCCCCTCAGCAGCATGGTACAACTGTTGTGGGAGCGGGTGCTGCCACCCCAGCCAAGCCCCGACAAGGATGCGAAGCCAACACCATGA